A single Bos mutus isolate GX-2022 chromosome 16, NWIPB_WYAK_1.1, whole genome shotgun sequence DNA region contains:
- the AGMAT gene encoding guanidino acid hydrolase, mitochondrial: protein MLWLLASTCARGLGGRGGSRRLVSRGRARPVAGLCDPSRRLSRQASDAPRNQPPSPEFVARSVGICSMMRLPVQATPEGLDAAFVGVPLDIGTSNRPGARFGPRRIREESVLLRTTNPSTGAVPFQFLRVADLGDVNVNLYNLQDSCRLIQADYQKIVAAGCVPLTLGGDHTITYPILQAIAEKHGPVGLVHVDAHMDTADKALGEKLYHGTPFRRCVDEGLLDCKRVVQIGIRGSSTTLDTYRYSRSQGFRVVLAEDCWLKSLVPLMGEVRQQMGGRPIYISFDIDGLDPAYAPGTGTPEIAGLTPSQALEIIRGCQGLNVVGCDLVEVSPPYDPSGNTALVAANLLFEMLCVLPKVTVA, encoded by the exons ATGCTGTGGCTGCTGGCGTCCACCTGCGCCAGGGGCCTGGGGGGTCGCGGGGGCTCGCGGAGGCTGGTTTCCCGGGGCCGAGCGCGTCCGGTCGcgggactctgcgaccccagccGCCGCTTGAGCCGCCAGGCTTCCGACGCCCCCCGGAACCAACCCCCTAGTCCGGAGTTCGTGGCCCGGTCGGTGGGCATCTGCTCCATGATGCGGCTGCCGGTGCAGGCCACTCCAGAGGGGCTGGACGCCGCCTTCGTCGGGGTACCGCTGGACATTGGGACCTCCAACCGGCCTGGGGCGAG ATTTGGACCCCGACGGATCCGAGAAGAATCGGTGCTGCTTAGGACCACCAATCCTAGCACAGGAGCTGTTCCCTTCCAGTTCCTTAGGGTTGCAGACCTAGGCGACGTGAATGTCAATCTTTACAACCTTCAGGACAGCTGCCGCCTGATTCAAGCGGACTATCAGAAAATCGTAGCAGCCGGCTGTGTTCCTCTGACCTTGG gtGGAGATCATACAATCACCTATCCTATATTGCAAGCGATAGCAGAAAA GCATGGTCCTGTGGGGCTGGTGCACGTGGACGCTCACATGGACACGGCTGACAAGGCCCTCGGGGAGAAGCTCTATCACGGGACCCCCTTCCGCCGGTGCGTGGATGAGGGACTCCTGGACTGCAAGCGTGTGGTGCAGATCGGCATCCGGGGTTCTTCCACGACCTTGGATACCTACAGATACAGCCGGAGCCAG GGCTTCCGGGTGGTCCTGGCTGAAGACTGCTGGCTGAAGTCACTGGTTCCTTTGATGGGGGAAGTGAGGCAGCAGATGGGAGGCAGACCCATTTATATCAGCTTTGATATTGATGGCTTGGACCCTGCTTACGCCCCAGGCACAGGGACACCTGAAATTGCTGGTCTTACTCCTAGTCAG GCTCTGGAGATCATCCGGGGTTGTCAAGGCCTGAATGTGGTGGGTTGTGACCTCGTGGAAGTTTCACCACCCTACGATCCTTCTG GAAACACAGCTCTGGTGGCGGCTAACCTGCTGTTTGAGATGCTGTGTGTTCTCCCCAAAGTGACAGTCGCCTGA